Proteins encoded by one window of bacterium:
- a CDS encoding OsmC family protein, which translates to MEMTITLPGGDRVDAQFEKISITTNQDGTAPSPFHLFLMSIGTCAGFYVNSFCRQRQIPTDGIRLRQRNIVDEATHLVSKIEIDVELPPDFPQAYRDAAIRAARSCTVKKHLERPPAIEVKAV; encoded by the coding sequence ATGGAGATGACGATCACCCTCCCCGGCGGCGACCGCGTGGACGCCCAGTTCGAGAAGATCTCGATCACGACGAACCAGGACGGCACCGCGCCGAGCCCGTTCCATCTCTTCCTGATGTCGATCGGGACCTGCGCCGGCTTCTACGTCAACAGCTTCTGCCGGCAGCGGCAGATCCCGACCGACGGGATCCGGCTGCGGCAACGGAACATCGTGGACGAGGCGACGCACCTCGTTTCGAAGATCGAGATCGACGTCGAGCTCCCGCCCGACTTCCCGCAGGCCTACCGCGACGCCGCGATCCGCGCCGCGCGGAGCTGCACCGTGAAGAAGCACCTCGAGCGGCCGCCGGCCATCGAGGTCAAGGCGGTCTGA